In Paenibacillus kyungheensis, the following are encoded in one genomic region:
- a CDS encoding FAD/NAD(P)-binding protein, whose protein sequence is MSLAELNQRVKTDLSYLAYGGADWVRPLQHPEGHVYDVVIVGGGQSGLGAGFGLLRERISNILIIDENKEGVEGPWETYARMVTLRTPKHLTSIDLGIPSLTFRSWWEAQTGAEGWEAVDKIPRGDWMNYLRWYRQILNLPVRNHTRLKMIEPTEEGIHRLHIESTQSSPVSSTEILLARKVVLATGIQGGGEWHVPPMIRDHLPTHLYAHTSANIDFEPLRGKKVAVLGGGASAFDNTNFALSQGVGEAHVFVRREHLPRINPIRQMEVSGMIERFAALQDEDKYAAIGHFFKYNQPPTNDTFERASAWDGFQLHLGAPWLKVEQVGDQAVVTTPQGTFSFDFLIISTGLLSDPALRPELQDVESYIARWSDKYTPPAEVANPLLDAHPYLSPGFALQSRDEVGKDKLHGLYVFNYSALVSCGLSASAISGMRFAIPKLVGAIADELFLDDRADILHQFFAYAEDEFIGQWPKVANTVDV, encoded by the coding sequence ATGAGCTTGGCAGAACTGAATCAACGTGTGAAAACAGACCTTTCTTATCTAGCATATGGAGGAGCCGATTGGGTACGTCCATTGCAACACCCTGAAGGACATGTCTATGATGTAGTTATTGTAGGTGGTGGTCAGAGTGGATTGGGTGCAGGTTTTGGATTGTTACGTGAGCGGATATCGAATATTTTGATTATTGATGAAAATAAAGAAGGCGTCGAAGGCCCCTGGGAAACATATGCGCGGATGGTAACGTTGCGTACACCCAAGCATTTAACTTCTATTGATCTAGGTATTCCTTCATTAACATTCCGCTCTTGGTGGGAAGCACAGACAGGTGCAGAAGGATGGGAAGCAGTAGATAAAATTCCACGTGGAGATTGGATGAATTATCTACGCTGGTATCGCCAGATTCTGAATCTTCCAGTACGTAATCATACTCGCTTGAAGATGATTGAACCGACTGAAGAGGGGATTCATCGTCTGCATATTGAAAGTACACAATCATCGCCTGTATCATCTACAGAAATATTGTTAGCACGCAAAGTAGTGTTGGCAACAGGCATACAAGGAGGCGGAGAATGGCATGTTCCGCCGATGATTCGTGATCATTTACCTACACATCTCTATGCTCATACCTCGGCAAATATTGATTTCGAACCATTACGAGGTAAAAAAGTCGCTGTATTAGGCGGTGGAGCTTCTGCTTTTGATAATACAAATTTTGCACTTTCTCAAGGTGTCGGTGAAGCTCATGTATTTGTAAGACGTGAACATCTACCACGTATTAATCCTATTCGCCAAATGGAAGTCTCGGGGATGATCGAACGGTTTGCCGCTTTACAAGATGAAGATAAATATGCAGCTATCGGGCACTTTTTTAAATATAATCAACCACCTACCAATGATACATTTGAACGTGCATCGGCTTGGGATGGATTTCAACTTCATTTAGGCGCACCGTGGCTAAAAGTAGAGCAAGTGGGCGACCAAGCTGTTGTCACTACACCGCAAGGTACATTTTCGTTCGACTTTTTAATTATCAGTACAGGATTGTTAAGTGATCCAGCGTTACGTCCAGAATTGCAAGATGTAGAATCTTATATTGCACGTTGGAGTGACAAATATACACCACCAGCAGAAGTTGCCAATCCACTATTGGATGCTCATCCTTATCTTAGTCCGGGGTTTGCACTACAGAGCAGGGATGAAGTAGGGAAAGACAAATTACATGGGCTGTATGTGTTTAACTATTCTGCATTGGTTAGTTGTGGTTTGTCGGCTTCTGCGATTTCAGGGATGCGCTTTGCGATACCGAAGTTAGTCGGGGCGATAGCTGACGAATTATTTTTAGATGATCGAGCAGATATTTTACATCAATTCTTTGCTTATGCAGAAGACGAGTTTATCGGACAGTGGCCTAAAGTAGCCAACACTGTCGATGTATAA